A region of Equus przewalskii isolate Varuska chromosome 29, EquPr2, whole genome shotgun sequence DNA encodes the following proteins:
- the SNU13 gene encoding NHP2-like protein 1 isoform X1 has protein sequence MTEADVNPKAYPLADAHLTKKLLDLVQQSCNYKQLRKGANEATKTLNRGISEFIVMAADAEPLEIILHLPLLCEDKNVPYVFVRSKQALGRACGVSRPVIACSVTIKEGSQLKQQIQSIQQSIERLLV, from the exons ATG ACTGAGGCTGATGTAAATCCAAAGGCCTACCCCCTTGCAGACGCCCACCTCACCAAGAAACTATTGGACCTTGTTCAGCAGTCGTGTAACTACAAGCAGCTTCGGAAAGGAGCCAATGAGG CCACCAAAACCCTCAACAGAGGTATCTCTGAGTTCATTGTGATGGCTGCAGACGCCGAGCCCCTGGAGATCATCTTGCACCTCCCGCTGCTGTGTGAAGACAAGAATGTGCCCTATGTGTTTGTGCGCTCCAAGCAGGCCCTGGGGCGGGCCTGTGGGGTCTCCAGGCCTGTCATTGCCTGTTCTGTCACCATCAAAGAAGGCTCACAGCTGAAGCAGCAGATCCAGTCAATTCAGCAGTCCATTGAAAGGCTCTTAGTCTAA